DNA from Thermomicrobiales bacterium:
GCTGCCAGGGCGGACGCCGCTGCTGGGGCAGCCGGCGCCGGAGTTTCAGATGAAGGACGAGGAGGGGAACTTCGTCACCCTCCGCAGGCTGGTGAGACAGCGGCCGATTCTGCTGCACCTCTACCGGGGTGCCTGGTGACCCACTTGACGACTGTACCTGTCGCAGTTGCGACAGCACTACTGGGAACTGCGCGGCCTGGGCATCGACCTGATCGCGGCCGCAAACGATACTCCTGAGACAAATCGCGACCTGCGCGAGCGCTATGATCTGCCGTTCACCGTCCTGAGCGACGAGAACGGAGACGTGGCTGAGACGTATGGCGTGCTACACGAGAACGAGCCGCGCGATCGACGGATCGCCCGTGTCTCGATGTTCCTGATTGAACCTGCTTCTGAGGGAGCGAAGATCG
Protein-coding regions in this window:
- a CDS encoding peroxiredoxin family protein, coding for MREAESMEKIAPHLPGPEELPGRTPLLGQPAPEFQMKDEEGNFVTLRRLVRQRPILLHLYRGAW